The Pongo pygmaeus isolate AG05252 chromosome 7, NHGRI_mPonPyg2-v2.0_pri, whole genome shotgun sequence DNA segment ACCTTCCTCCTTACCTGGTACCACCGTCCGTGTGACTTTAGGGGTCCTCTTATAAGGGTGCTTTCCAAGACCACCTCCTCAGGGCGTCTTTGGGAGGATGCTGTGGTTGGTGGGCTCTAACCACGTGTCTGTCTGCCCTGCCCCCAGGTGGCACGCCAGCCTTCTTGCCCAGCTCACTGAGCCCCCAGTCCTCCCTGCCCGCCTCCAGGGCCCTGGCCACCCCTCCCAAGCTCCACACTTGTGAGAAGTGCAGTACCAGCATCGCGTGAGTGTGGAGGGGGGTGGGGGACCTAAGCCTTggcaggggagtggggagggggacagGGCACTGGATGCTTTCAGGAAGAGCCGGGACCATCAGGTGCTAGCACTGGGCACCCAGTCGGGGACCCTAGGGGAAGCAGTGTGGCACAGCCTTGGGGGCATTAGTTACAGGGCCTGGGCTAGCTGCTTCCGGCTgcgtctcctctccctctcctccttttccCATCCCTTTTGATTTCTCTTTGATAATTTCAAAGCCTCTGGAGATCTGCCCGGAGGTACAGCACATCCTCCTGGAAAATCTTgctctttccccttcctcccccttcagAGCAGGCTCCATTTTTCCTGACGTGggctcatttttcttatttttcttttcttttttctttttttttttttttttttgagacggagtctcattctgtttcccaggcaggagtgcagtggtgcaatttcagctcactgcaagctctgcctcccaggttcacgctattctcgtgtctcagcctcccactacaggcgcccgccaccactcccagctaatttttgtattttcagtagagacgggttttcctgggccaggctggtctcaaactcttgacctccggtgatccgcctgcctcggcctcccaaagtgctgggattacagcgtgagccaccgtggccagccgaGGTGGGCTAATTTTTCTCATTAGGTGGCATTTATAATGCAACCACATTCTCTGGAAGGTTGCTGAAACCCCCCCTCAGGTAAATTTCGAAGTGTGTAGCGTGGGAGGGGCAGGTGATTGACTTTAGGCAAatcccttaacctctctgggctttagTGTTTTCATCTGCAGAGTGGGAGCACCTTCAGTCCCCCTGTTGTGCAGAGATAGGGAACGTGTGTTGAAAAAGCATGTTTTCCATCCTGGTTCTCAAAGGTGTGTGCGTCGGGTCCCTTGGAGGGTTTGTTAAATGCTGatggctgggccccaccccagagcctCCTCTCCAGGAGGCCAGCaggcctgagaatgtgcatttctcaCAAATTCCCCAGTGATGCGGATGCTGCTGCCTGTGGGACCCAGGACCACACTGAGAATCACTGCTCTGTTAAAAATCCAGGCAATGTGGGACGGACTTACAGTCTTTGTGTGAGAggaacagctttttaaaaaaaatttaatatttttaatagagtttcactctgttgctcaggctggagcacagtggtgccgtcatggctcactgcagccccaaactcctgggctcaaatgatcctcccatctcagcctcctgagtagctgggattacaggcgtgtgccaccatacctggctaatttttaaattttttgtagagatggagtcttgctatgttgcccagtttggtttcaaactcctggccttaagtgatctgcccacctgggatCCTAGGcatggattacaggcgtgagctactgtgcctggctgacttatttattattattatttttaattagggGTCCCAGCAGTGGCAGCGGTGGTGGGGGTTTGTGTGTGTTAGGGGATTTGTCAAAGTGAGATTCCTGTGTGCAGCTTCAAGAATCAAGtctcaggccgggtgcggtggctcacgcctgtaatcccagcactctgggaagccaaggagggtggattacctgaggtcgggagggcaagaccatcctggctaacacggtgaaacctgtctctactaaaaatacaaaaaattagccaggtgtggtggcacatgcctgtaatcccagctactcaggaggctgatgcaggagaatcgcttgaacccgggaggtagaggttgctgtgagctgagatcacgccattgcactccagcctgggcaacaagagcaaaactccatctcaaaaaaaaaaaaaaaaaaaaaaagagagtctaGTCTCTGAGAAGGCTTTGGGCTCTACCCAGGTCCTGGCGCTACAGTGGGGACCAGGccccctgggcatggtggcctccTGCTTGGTGCTGTGGCTCTGAGCTAAAGCCTCTCCCTCCCCTGCAGGAACCAGGCTGTGCGCATCCAGGAGGGCCGGTACCGCCACCCCGGCTGCTACACCTGTGCCGACTGTGGGCTGAACCTGAAGATGCGCGGGCACTTCTGGGTGGGTGACGAGCTGTACTGTGAGAAGCATGCCCGTCAGCGCTACACTGCCACCCTCAGCTCTAGGGCCTGAGCCCGCCATGCCCTCAGCCTGCCTCACTGCTGGGCCAGGGTCATGCCTATATAAGTTGGCATGGCAGGGACAATGGTGGGCAGTTGCTCTTACATGAGCTAAGTTTGGAGACCTGAGGCCCCTTTGTCCTTGCTGGGTGGGCCAAGGTCTGGGACCTGTCTTGGACTGTGGGAGACTCACCCTCACCTTGCCAGGCCTCTCCCCTGCAGGACTTGGCATTGCACTAGTTAGTCTGAGGTGGCCACTGCCTTTGATCAACCTTTGTGTGCCAGGGTCTAAGTAGGGTCGAACACAGAAGTGGGAAGGAGAGGGGTGGGCCAGGGGCTAATGGTGTCACTGTGTAAAGTTTTTGACATATTAGCTCTATAAATGTATGAATATGGACAAAATAAAGTAGacatcccttccttctttttcctacCGCCAGCCCTGGGTATGACCTGCTCTCACCACTGGGTGGAGGATCTTTATTTATGAAACATatgtttcttcttattttccCTCCCTCAAATCCCACCCCTGCCAGTTGCCTGCACCTGACATTTCCCATGGAAGGGCCTTGCCTCTTTTAGGTTGTGAGTCGTGTCGTTCCTTAACCTTTTTGTAAAGATGCCCGTTTTACAGGAGGACCCTTGTGCTATGGAGGGAATGAGGTTGTCACTGGAAGCTTTGAAGGGGATGGTGGAGGGCGCCACacagagggaaaggaggaagaccAGGAGACCCATCCAGCCAAGCTGGTGAGACAACCTCTGACCCTGAGGACCGGCCGCCCACCAAGGGTTGGGCCCCCGGGGCCAGGTTGATCTACCGACACCTTCCACTTCTTTCCTGGGAGACTCTGCTGGCTTCATTGGTGATTGATTTGGAGGGGGGAAAAAGGGCAGGGTGGCTCAGGCTTTAgccccaggtactggggaggcctgaggagcgcttgagctcaggaggccgaggctgccttaagctgtgatcatgccactgcattccagcctgggagagagagaggacctgtcgcttgaaaaaacaaaaacacaaaaacaaatgaaggCATGTGGCCAGTGCCAGGTGAGCTGTCCTGGGGGTGCACTTGAGTTGAGGCAGGGGACAGTGGTCCCCCCTGCCAGCCTAGGATTTTGGGCATGATTCACCCACTACCCCTAGTGCTAGTCCCAGAGGATGCTGCGGAGGGGGCAGCCTCAGCTCTCTTTTCAGAGAAGATCAAAGCTGGGCTTCCCAGGGTGCCTGGCTGGTCCCTGCCGGCAGCTTTGTGCTCTCCGGCTCTTTGTGGAAGGAATCTTGGCGCAGGTGTTTGTGTTGCCTCCTCAGGCACCTGTAGATATAATTTACACCATGATATCATTGTCTCACCTTTTGCCTGGGTAGCCACCCAGGCACTGAGGCTGCCTGAGAAAggtctttatttttatagaaaagatCAAGGCGTCTGGCTGGCTCGGGAATCCATGAGCCCCGGGGGCGCTGGTAAGAAACGGGGTAGTCTCTTTGGCGCCACCTAGTGTCCAGTGCAGCCCATGGCGGGGCCCATTCACGGCGCAACTTAGGGCTTCTGGGCACAGCAGGAATACGGAAGGATACAGCATTCCTCATGCCTTCCTGGAGGTAGAAGGCCAGTGGCAGCGACTGAGCTGGCATGAATGAATAAGGGGATGTGGCACTGAGCGCGAAGGGCTACCTTGGAACGCACGGAGGAGCGTCCCGTGAGTTCAAAGCAGTGGCCGTGATAAAGGAGGGCTGGGTCTTGGAGAGGTGGAGAAGAGGAATGCTGAGTGATGGGGTGGCTGCTGGGGGGATGCTTAGCTCAGAGCAGTGGCTGATGGGGACACTGAGATAAGATCGGAGGGGAGCTGTCAATGCCAGAAGTGGTTTGAACTTCCCCTTGAGGCTCTAGGGACAtttcgttttgagacagggtcttgctctattgcccaggctggagtgcggtggtgcaatcttagctcactgcagcctccacctcccaggctcaagagatcctcccacagcctcccaagtagctgggactacagacacgcaccaccacacgcagctaatttttaagtttttcttttcttttttttttttttttagagatggggtctcgctatgttgcccaggctggtctcgaacttccggccccaagccatcctcccaccttggccttccaaagtgttgggattacaggcgtgagctaacCTTGCCCAGCCTCTGGGAACACTTGGAAGGTTTTAAGCAGAGAAGTGACAGGTTGGAAAATATGGTTTGGATTATTGCTATGGACAGATTCCCACCAGTATGTAGCACGCATGCTGGGCCAGCCGTGTCATAGGAGCGGAGGGGGAGAAGTGGGGACTGGGGACATGTGAAATGATGGGTATTCCAGTGAGGCGTCAAATGCCTTCTGAAGCCTTTGTAGGTTCCAGCTCAAATCCCCCTCTGGCCCTTGTTCTTTGGTGTGGCAGCCGTTTCTCCTCCCAGGGGTCCTGAGGGTTTCAGCACCAGGGTTCTCTGCAGACACACAATCAGCCCGGCTCGGGAGCAAACTCCCCTGGAAGAACGGAGTTATGAGTTGGTCAGCAGAGGAGCCTGGGGACAGGCAGTCTTTGGTCTTTTACCTCTGATCTCGTCCCCACCCTAAGCCAGCTAGCTGCGTGCTCCCACTCCCTCTGCCGCACACCGCCCGTCTGTGTTCCCGGACTTTGTCCAGTGCAGTGCCCTCTTCCCTTCCTGCACTGCGGAGATTAACTGAAGTGACAGATTAGAGTTAGAAGTGGCCCAAAGGAGCATCTGATACAACCCCCTTTGGTTAGAGAAGGGAAAGTGACTTTTCCAAAACTGCACAGCTAGACAGTCATAATGGCTAAGCTCTGGGAGTGCTTTTGATGTGCTAGGGATATTTCCAATGCtttaactcacttaatcctcacaacccgCGATAGGTACTTTTACCATCCTCTCCGCAGATGAAGAAAGAAACCGAGGACCAGGAGGTTCAGTAAATTGTCCAAGTACTCCTAGCTAGTAAGGAATGGATCTAcagcctgcctcccaggtttctggcttgtGGGGGGCAGAGTTTGTCCCTCTGTCATCAGAGGCAGCCTTCCAGGCACAGCTCTGGTCACCTCTGGTCACAACTGGAGGTCACCACAGCCCTTCCCAGCGCTCTGTAGGCTCTCAGCTTTGTGCTTCCTCCCACGGGTACTAGCTCCAGCTGAGCTTGCAGGAAACCCACTTCCTGAAGCCAGGACTTCCCCATGGGAAGTGCAGGGGCCAGTGGGCATCGGTGGGCTGACTCTGCTCTGGACACTGTCTGTCTCAGGAACTCATGGCAGTGGTTTACCTTGTCAGGAGCCCGTGGACGGGCTGCCCCTCCCATTCCTTCAAGCATCACTCAGAGAGCCCTGGCCTGGCTCTAGGCTTGGCGCTGCGGCTGCCACAGGAAGGGGGCATTCCCCTACTTTGGGTGTTGGGTCAGATCCTGCCCCCGCGCCCCCCAGGGCTCAGGTTCCTTTGAGCTGGACCTCCAGGACGCATCTCCATGGcggtggtggggaggaggggtgcGCCATGGCCTGGAGGGGAGTGTGTGTGGAGGTTCTTTTGAGTCACACACAAAGCATTGTGCTGAGACACTGCATTCCTGCTGGCTGGGCTTCCTGTTTCCAGATGCATTCCTGTCCCAGAGTCACCACGAGACTGTTTGGAATCCCGCCCCACATTCTCCAAATTCAGGGCGCGATCTGGCAAaggctcccacccccaccctcttaCTTTGGAGGGAGTCTGGGCTCCCTCGCTACCCAGGGAGGGCTGGCAGGGCTCTGGCACGGCAGGGGTGTGATGCCATACATCTTCTTGGGCTTGCATAAGACAGTTCCTAGAGACCCAGCACTCTGGTTCTCTCTCTGCCTGTGAGAAGCAGAATGGGTACTGTCTAGGAGGACTGGGCAGGGAGGGGGCAACCCAGAGGACCCATGGCTAGCAGGGAAGGGCCTGGGCTTGAACGTGACTCTGTTGAGACATGGCCAGCAATTCTGGCACTTGGCTGTCATTCGGCTGGCCTGCACAGGGATTggctgtgggcctcagtttccccattttataaagttttaaaatctgaTGTTTGTGGCTCTCTGATAAAGGCTCCTGCAGTGGGTGTTTGGGGACTGGTTCCAGAAAGGAGCAAAGGGAAGGGGATGCACAGATTGTCTTACCCCTCCCGGTAAACAGCCACTTCCTTCCAGTGGCTCTGGCTCCAGCCTCTCCCCTGCCCTAGAGGTCCAGGTGCTAGTCTGCACGTCCGCCGCTCCCTTATCTGCCTCCGGGGGATTTGGGTCCTGCTGGGATTTTTCCAGCCTTGCCCCCTCCCTCTGGAGGAGGCGCCTTCCTTAGAGGCCACCAACCCCAGTCTGGTCACCAGGCTCTCTCTCATCTTCAGTAGCTTTTTGGGCTCCTTTTAGGTTGGGGACTGAGGGGTGGAATCCCACGGGCCaaagggagggtgaggtgggaacaGGGGGACATTTACACTTTGGCCCAATCTCCAGGCGGCTCCCCGCTGGCTCGCATCTTTCCAGACCTTGAGACCTACGCAGTCCCCAGCTTTAGGGAGCCCGGGATGAGAAAGAGGCAGGGGACCGGGAGGGGGTTCAGATCTAGCCGAGGACACACGCGCGTTCTGCAGTTGTAAAGGATTTCCCGGTGGGCAGGATCGTTTCCCCTCCCATCGCTCAGGTTTCCGAGCGGCCAAGAGACTGGCCCCAAGCCACACAGCTAGGGAGCGCCAGGTGCCCGCGTCCTGGTCAGCGCTCTTCCCACCGCCAGCACGTGGGGCTCCCATTTCCTTCCTGGCTCTTGTCCGGTCCTCCAGCCAGCCCCGGCTCTAAGTCCGCGGCAGGAAGACGGACCCTGCGTGTGAACCCGCGGGGCCGGGCGGCCCGGTGCCCCGAGCCAGACGGCGTCCCCAGGCGGGGGCCGGGTCCTCGCAGAACAGTGGATCGGGACCCTTATTTTGGCCACAGCCACAGTTGGGGACGCCACCCAGTCCGTGCCTTCGACCTCGTTCTTGGTGGCCCAGCCACCTGCACCCCACACCTGGCACCCCTGCCTTCCCTCGCCTcgcccctccccttcctcctctcgcccctcccctccctctcctctcccctctcccctctcctcgcCCCCCTCCTCTCCTCGCCCCCCTCCTCTCCtcgcccctcccctctcctcgcccctcccctctcctctcctcgcccctcccctctcctcgcccctcccctctcctcgcccctccccctcccctctcctcgcCCCCCTCCTCGCCCCCCTCCTCTCCTCGCCCCCCCTCCTCTCCTCGCCCCCCTCCTCTCCTCGCCCCCCTCCTCGCCccccctcctctcctcacccCCCTCCTCTCCTCGCCCCCCCTCCTCTCCTCGCCCCCCTCCTCTTCTCGCCCCCCCTCGCCCCCCTCTCCtcgcccctcccctctcccctcccctctcctcgcccctccctcttccctcgcccctcccccttccctcgcCCCCttccctcgcccctcccctctcctctcccctcccctctcctctcccctcccctcgcccctcccgtctcctctcccctcccctcgcccctcccgtctcctctcccctcccctctcccgcTTCCGTcgtccctctcctctcctctcccctctcccctcccctccctcaactCCTCCTTCGCTTCGCCTCTCCCCTCGCCCTCCTCCTCGCCCCCCTCCTCGCCCCCCTCCTCCtcgtccctcccctccctctcctcgcccctcccctccctctcctcgcctctcccctccctctcctttcccctccatcgCCTCGTTCCTCCCATCCCTCGTCTTGCCCCGCCCCTCTCTCCTCGCCCCTCCCCCTCTACTCGCCCCTCCCCCTCTACTCGCCCCTCCCCCTCTACTCGCCCCTCCCCACCCTTGCCTCACCCCTCCCCTCGTCtcgcccctcccctctcctcgcCCCTCCCTTCCTCGTCTCgctcttcctctcccctccccctgggCCACACCCCTCACCACCCCGCCCTCCGCCCCCCCAGCCCCGCTGGGAGTGTCCGGGGGCCGCGCCCAGCTGGGTCGGGACGCGCGCCCTGAGCTGCCTGAGCTCCGCGGGGACTCGGGCCGGGATCCTCGGGCGGCTGCAgcggccggggccggggccgggagCGGGCCATGATGGGCCGGCGGCGCGCCTTCGCCGTGGACGGCCGGGGTGAGTCGCCCACCCCCAGGCTGGCCGGGCCCCCCTACCGCCCCGGAGCCGCTTCCCGCCCCCAAGCCGGGCAGCCTCTCTCAGCTCCTCGCCCACCCCGCGCACCCCGCGGGCGGCGCCCCCCCCGCTTCGCCTCCCTCGCCGTCTCCCTGGAGGGGCGGTCATCAGGGGACGCCATGCAGGCTGGAGCCCCTCTGGGCTCAGGCGTTAAACCAGCCACCGCCTCCGCCCCACTTCCTCCGGCTCCGCTTCCCTCGCCTTCCCGCTCCGTCTGAGGATGTGGGAATCCGCCCGCGCCCCAGCCCCCTCCGTGGCTGCGGACCCCTCTCCCACCCAGTGACCTCCTGGCCCACTTCCTTGCCCGGAGGGGCCTGGGTTGGCATTCGGCTCCCGCGTGCCCCACAGCTCGTCCCCGCCCCCCTAGCCTGTTTCCCGTACGGTTCATTCTGCCAGGACGCCCCGTCGCGAGAGGGCCTGGCGGAGGTGACAGTAAGGGGGTGCTAATGCTGCTCCTTCGTCCCTTTCTTTCACTTCAGTTCTTTCATTTCAAACTTTTCATAAAATCTTCACTATTGCTCACTTACAACAAAAGCCCAAATCGGTTATAGCGGTGATTTTTATCACTCTCCCGGTGAGCTGCAGAAGACTTCATCTGGCATCCTGATGCCGCAGGGGCCCCCAGAGAGCAGGTTGGATCCCAGGCTTTCCTCTCTGTACCCTGTCCCCTCTCCCTGAACTTGGATACAGTCCTACTCCCGCTTGGGGAGCAGAGGAAGAGCCTGTGGCTCCCCACTTCTGACTCGGAAGATCGTGGGCTGATCCTAGGTGGGAAGCGCAGGCGCAGGCAGTCTAAGGGATTGATGGACGTGGCCTGCCAGGGCTTTGCCTACCACACAGCTCAGAGCACGGGTTCCCTGTCGCTAATAACTGTTGTGAAGGGAGTCCCATCCACACATCTCCAAGACAGCTGGGGCCATATCCGGGCTGCCCGTGGCTGTCCACTGACCGCCCTTCCTCACTGCTCCGGGACACTCCTCCCTGGGGCAGTGCTGCCAGCCATCAGGAATGCtgggggtgttgggggtggcCTGCCCAGCCTGACGCTGACTCTCCATGCAGATGGGGCTGGCGAGGGCCTGGCACGGGGCTGCATAGTGCCTGGAGTCACCAGCACCTACAGACGGATCCCTGACGCTGCCCACGGGTGCTCATCCTGGGAGAGAGGTGACAAGCTCAGTGGTGTCGGCAGGGAGGTACTGTTTCTCAAACTGGCCTCCCAGGACTCAGGAGTGGAGATGGCAGTTGGGGACAGCCCCCTGGCCACCTTACCGGGCCTTTCTCAGGACTCCCTGGACTTTGAATCCTCAGGGAGTTCTGAGCCCCCAGCCCAGGTAGGCCGACTCCTGGCCAGCCAGAAGCTGGGGCAGGTGCTGGAGCGGTCCCGCCGGCTCCCAACAGCTCCCACCAGCTTGTCAGGACAACACCGCTCCCTGCGGCTGGCAAGCAAGCCTGAGTGTGAAGTGCCCCTTTTTGGAGCAGGGGAACAGGAGTCCATGGAGGCAGACACAGACCTAGAGGCAGGCCTGGAAGAAGAGGCGGTGAGTGCTCACTCTCAGGCTGGGTTTAAGAGTGGGATGGACAGCCTAGCTCCTCTGGTTCTTCCTGGAGTTCTCTCGGGGTGGGGCACTCCCTGCCCCTAATTGATGGGTTGTGTCATAGGTTCTTGCTGCACCCCAGTTCCATTTGTGCACGGCCACCTCCGCAGAGGAGGTGGGCAGCTACGGGGGCCCTGCCTGGCACCATTCCCCGCTGGGCAGTGGGGAAGCCAGCTGCGTATTTTCCTCCTCGGGGCCCACTCTGCTCCCATCTGCTggctgagcccagcctggctgctTAGGGTAGGGCAGGAGCCCTACTGGCTGAAATCTCCCCTATCTCACAATGTCCCACAGGTGGGGGGCCTGGGGCCTGGAACCTGGGCCTGCCTCCCTGGGCAGGGTCTTCGCTATCTGGAACACCTGTGCCTGGTGCTGGAGCAGATGGCAAGGCTCCAGCAGCTCTACCTGCAGCTGCGGATCCAGAGGCCCCCAGGGGTGAGTGAGATTcgagtgggggagggagaggacagATGGGACCCTGGGAACCATGGCTGCCCTCAGAACAGCTTCAGCCCTCTAGCCAGTCCCTGATCACCTGTCTCTCCTGTGCATAGGATCCCGGCGAGGAGGAGTCGACCCGAGCCCCTTTACCGTCCCCCTTACACACCCCAGGCAATGGGGGGCAGGTGCCATGGGAGCTGCTAAGCCAGACAGAGCAGACAGGTGAGGGGCCATCGTGTCTCCCTTTGTCCTGCCTGCCTGGGGTCCCACCAGCAGGTCCTCTGAGCCGAAGCTTGATGGGGTGTCTTCTGGCCCTGGCCAACCTGACTGTCTTTCTGAAGGGGCAAAGGCTGCTTCACCCCCAAAGGTGGAGGTGCCCAGTGCCAACCCTCCCAGGCTGCCAGAAACCCCAGTGGAGCCAGCGTACCACTTGCCATCTTCCCAGGGACACAAGGTAGGGGACGGGTATATGTGGGGCAGGTggtgggctggggttgggggatgggaggTGGGGATGCGTGGGCACCCTGGGGGCCAGCAACTCTG contains these protein-coding regions:
- the C7H8orf58 gene encoding uncharacterized protein C8orf58 homolog isoform X2, which codes for MDVACQGFAYHTAQSTGSLSLITVVKGVPSTHLQDSWGHIRAARGCPLTALPHCSGTLLPGAVLPAIRNAGGVGGGLPSLTLTLHADGAGEGLARGCIVPGVTSTYRRIPDAAHGCSSWERGDKLSGVGREVLFLKLASQDSGVEMAVGDSPLATLPGLSQDSLDFESSGSSEPPAQVGRLLASQKLGQVLERSRRLPTAPTSLSGQHRSLRLASKPECEVPLFGAGEQESMEADTDLEAGLEEEAVGGLGPGTWACLPGQGLRYLEHLCLVLEQMARLQQLYLQLRIQRPPGDPGEEESTRAPLPSPLHTPGNGGQVPWELLSQTEQTGAKAASPPKVEVPSANPPRLPETPVEPAYHLPSSQGHKD
- the C7H8orf58 gene encoding uncharacterized protein C8orf58 homolog isoform X5, with the translated sequence MMGRRRAFAVDGRDGAGEGLARGCIVPGVTSTYRRIPDAAHGCSSWERGDKLSGVGREVLFLKLASQDSGVEMAVGDSPLATLPGLSQDSLDFESSGSSEPPAQVGRLLASQKLGQVLERSRRLPTAPTSLSGQHRSLRLASKPECEVPLFGAGEQESMEADTDLEAGLEEEAVGGLGPGTWACLPGQGLRYLEHLCLVLEQMARLQQLYLQLRIQRPPGDPGEEESTRAPLPSPLHTPGNGGQVPWELLSQTEQTGAKAASPPKVEVPSANPPRLPETPVEPAYHLPSSQGHKD
- the C7H8orf58 gene encoding uncharacterized protein C8orf58 homolog isoform X3: MMGRRRAFAVDGRDGAGEGLARGCIVPGVTSTYRRIPDAAHGCSSWERGDKLSGVGREVLFLKLASQDSGVEMAVGDSPLATLPGLSQDSLDFESSGSSEPPAQVGRLLASQKLGQVLERSRRLPTAPTSLSGQHRSLRLASKPECEVPLFGAGEQESMEADTDLEAGLEEEAVGGLGPGTWACLPGQGLRYLEHLCLVLEQMARLQQLYLQLRIQRPPGDPGEEESTRAPLPSPLHTPGNGGQVPWELLSQTEQTGAKAASPPKVEVPSANPPRLPETPVEPAYHLPSSQGHKRDISHWDKVKVLLNRICRRSHHHPEPPAPPDGSEPRIEARDLPERPQCRPHRKTFMPSLVVKKQRAKNLSVG
- the C7H8orf58 gene encoding uncharacterized protein C8orf58 homolog isoform X4, with the protein product MMGRRRAFAVDGRDGAGEGLARGCIVPGVTSTYRRIPDAAHGCSSWERGDKLSGVGREVLFLKLASQDSGVEMAVGDSPLATLPGLSQDSLDFESSGSSEPPAQVGRLLASQKLGQVLERSRRLPTAPTSLSGQHRSLRLASKPECEVPLFGAGEQESMEADTDLEAGLEEEAVGGLGPGTWACLPGQGLRYLEHLCLVLEQMARLQQLYLQLRIQRPPGDPGEEESTRAPLPSPLHTPGNGGQVPWELLSQTEQTGAKAASPPKVEVPSANPPRLPETPVEPAYHLPSSQGHKVKVLLNRICRRSHHHPEPPAPPDGSEPRIEARDLPERPQCRPHRKTFMPSLVVKKQRAKNLSVG
- the C7H8orf58 gene encoding uncharacterized protein C8orf58 homolog isoform X1, whose translation is MDVACQGFAYHTAQSTGSLSLITVVKGVPSTHLQDSWGHIRAARGCPLTALPHCSGTLLPGAVLPAIRNAGGVGGGLPSLTLTLHADGAGEGLARGCIVPGVTSTYRRIPDAAHGCSSWERGDKLSGVGREVLFLKLASQDSGVEMAVGDSPLATLPGLSQDSLDFESSGSSEPPAQVGRLLASQKLGQVLERSRRLPTAPTSLSGQHRSLRLASKPECEVPLFGAGEQESMEADTDLEAGLEEEAVGGLGPGTWACLPGQGLRYLEHLCLVLEQMARLQQLYLQLRIQRPPGDPGEEESTRAPLPSPLHTPGNGGQVPWELLSQTEQTGAKAASPPKVEVPSANPPRLPETPVEPAYHLPSSQGHKVKVLLNRICRRSHHHPEPPAPPDGSEPRIEARDLPERPQCRPHRKTFMPSLVVKKQRAKNLSVG